From the Sphingomonas phyllosphaerae 5.2 genome, one window contains:
- a CDS encoding M48 family metallopeptidase translates to MQSTIQRTGVRCIALLSVFMPVAAMAQQFDVERATRAYLDLLQGPARSQSDAYFEGGYWLILWSTLVTCLAYWLVLATGFSAWLRTWATGRTRRPALATMLYALGLTLVTTIITLPWTIYTGFVREAQYGLMSQSFALWSFDQLKALVIALIVTPLAFASIYAAIRRTPRFWWAWGAGLTWGFVLLASAVLPVLIAPLFFTMSELPAGPLRERVVKMARAHEIPAEHIYVADLSRQTKRISANVSGLGPTVQITLADNLISRTSSDEVAAVMGHEMGHYVLGHVWRNAAWYAVLFLIMFLAVARVTPAIIARHPRWRIEGVYDVASAPALLLVATLVMALATPFENAIVRSAETEADAFGLDVARQPDAFALIAIRLSEYRKLEPGHFEEMLFFDHPSGETRIRRAMQWKKDHVPGATMIKPVLPSS, encoded by the coding sequence ATGCAGAGTACCATTCAGCGGACGGGTGTAAGATGCATCGCTCTTCTGTCCGTCTTTATGCCGGTCGCGGCGATGGCGCAGCAGTTTGACGTCGAGCGAGCCACGCGCGCTTACCTTGATCTGCTTCAAGGGCCCGCCCGATCACAGTCGGACGCCTACTTCGAGGGCGGATACTGGCTGATCCTGTGGAGCACGCTTGTCACCTGCCTCGCCTACTGGCTTGTCCTGGCTACTGGCTTTTCGGCTTGGCTGCGCACCTGGGCTACAGGACGAACGCGGCGCCCTGCGCTCGCGACGATGCTGTATGCGCTTGGCCTCACACTGGTCACGACAATTATCACGCTACCCTGGACGATTTACACCGGGTTCGTCCGTGAGGCTCAATATGGTCTCATGAGCCAGAGCTTCGCCCTTTGGTCCTTCGATCAGTTGAAGGCACTGGTCATTGCGCTGATCGTCACGCCGCTGGCATTTGCGTCGATCTATGCTGCGATACGGCGGACGCCCCGTTTCTGGTGGGCATGGGGTGCCGGACTGACCTGGGGCTTTGTGTTGCTCGCCAGCGCCGTGCTGCCCGTATTGATCGCACCGTTGTTCTTCACGATGAGCGAATTGCCAGCAGGCCCGCTTCGCGAGCGCGTCGTAAAGATGGCAAGGGCCCACGAGATCCCGGCGGAGCATATCTACGTCGCCGACCTGTCTCGCCAGACCAAGCGCATCTCGGCAAACGTGTCCGGCTTGGGTCCGACGGTTCAGATCACCCTTGCCGACAACCTTATCTCACGGACGAGTTCCGACGAGGTGGCTGCGGTGATGGGCCATGAGATGGGGCATTATGTGCTCGGGCATGTCTGGCGGAACGCTGCATGGTACGCAGTCCTGTTCCTGATAATGTTTCTGGCTGTCGCAAGGGTGACGCCGGCTATTATTGCACGCCATCCACGCTGGCGCATCGAGGGCGTCTACGACGTCGCTTCGGCTCCCGCGCTGCTGCTGGTTGCAACGCTTGTCATGGCTCTCGCAACGCCGTTCGAGAATGCGATCGTTCGGTCCGCGGAGACGGAAGCGGACGCATTTGGCCTCGACGTGGCGCGCCAGCCTGATGCTTTTGCCCTGATAGCAATCCGGCTCTCGGAATACCGGAAGCTCGAGCCTGGACACTTTGAGGAAATGTTGTTCTTCGATCATCCGTCTGGTGAAACTCGTATCCGACGCGCGATGCAGTGGAAGAAGGACCATGTTCCCGGCGCGACCATGATCAAGCCAGTCCTGCCATCATCTTGA
- a CDS encoding M10 family metallopeptidase C-terminal domain-containing protein — translation MVTASIKPSYEQALSNGYAGMACGCSGCAGAAPGTLASLALAAADGTHGDVRGAELLRQTANGDGSYSFSGERNIDAVLIGSRWTGSSLTFTFPETGNYGPAGFAAEQMPFNEAQKAAARAAFDLVEGYTGLTITEVAPDTAQEPTFRLSQTMSRDVPSAQGGFPGYLGGEGGQIWFGRTEQPYYENPAKGNWGNATMMHEIGHTLGLKHGMDDYSTENMASFLLDGTGVLYGTRAIEYDKDGQAWSLMTYTPAPNGVPGFEGEGANQPQSYMQLDIAALQYLYGANFNTNAGNTVYRWDAATGEKSINGVGQGAPTGNKVFETIWDGGGVDTYDFSNYGGGVVVDLRPGAFSTPSGEQLVNSNAASGGDLPAAGSVGNALLYKGDVRSLIENAIGGAGDDRITGNQADNVLIGLGGDDVLAGGAGSDTLVGGAGNDVADFAGSTAGIMVALNGGARDIRVANGVDVDTLSGIEGIVGTAFDDRLTGDAGDNMLSGGAGGRDVLIGGAGNDTLVGGGYTLAYADRPDVVRDAAGTNKSQATAIDLRGAFDLVPRATQSTAVDFPGVVLPHATVVAAASGQAGNDWYRIDAIAGSRALFDIDATNNFSGIEIVDAAGRVIAANYREATSDDGSRRGTDARLAHTFAESGAYYIRITGSSFDAAPQPLGAGQFYTLHVALENAPIATPVLRSTGSGTFDGGTGDDTIVASAGDDVIDGGAGTDTLSYRNHYQGVTVALGVGGAQATGAGRDTIAGIENLTGSIHADRLTGDTGDNVIDGGGGSDVVAGGAGTDTLSFASQASGVAVTLGLQGTRQGYRAGQTVEASGFENLTGTAFADTLTGDGNANVLRGGAGDDMLAGGLPARVGVVDILDGGTGSDTASFAAFTRDVRAVLGASGRPGEAALDGTRIAILSDIENLAGGRGNDALWGNDQANRLAGDAGNDTLDGGAGDDTLDGGAGDDLLRGGAGIDTAIYADAVAATVDLSLTGAQDTGYGRDTLSGIENVRGGRGNDVFAGDGASNTFFDAGGDDRYDGRAGSDTVDYSDARQRVIVDLGRSGAQATGGGGNDTLVAIENVRGGAGGNYLTGSAGDNVLTGNAAADLLIGGAGRDTLSGGDGDDLLTGDGFALAPGADAADMRDVLIGGAGRDTLIGGAGDDELSGGDDDDFLSNGTFSTEVFADTWSRGRLLKADGGNDVIDGGKGSDFAVLAYFGRTDAIRVDIRNADATNIIYSGGVAAGSITSVEKLGFEGGNGDDVVYAGAGYDFLGGRGGNDVIDAGAGNDVVYYDAGNDVLSGGEGYDAISFQNATQGVVIDLTLTGAQATALGVVTIDGFEAAVASAFGDTLYLTDRRDELTDEGTGDDRFYGRGGDDYFSITRTTGAASSVLLDGGAGDDRLQFQAGRYVDGVLQMVDSITVNGGAGRDFISINGAAQAIVDAGADDDFVVVGLTGGSDRTGFALTLGAGRDVVSLYVDDMSTTTQRTGTIVTDFSVRDGDRLDLTYLVTGYTNPDGSTTPTTLNYNLGEDPFATGTLRVIQSGDDTLVQADRDGVLGAGFGFVTVLTLKDVATASLTAANFSIAPFELGLDVPADPSLSSVPATLGSDGADTLNGTAGRNRILGLGGDDRLFGFAGNDVLIGAAGNDVLDGGTGADMMIGGTGDDLYRIDNVGDRVFEADSGGTDTVETAVGWTMGIGIENVRVLNDARVTIVGNYLNNVMRAGAGSVIFDGGLGNDTLTGGAARDNLSGGGGDDRIDGGAGMDVMTGGAGDDLYVVDANGDLVVEAANGGTDTVRSGTDYTLTANVENLYLIGAARTGTGNTLDNGLYGTAGNDTLSGLAGNDVLKGWAGDDRLFGGAGGDTLYGAEGNDRLDGGAGADRMQGDGGDDIYFVDDGGDQVIEFWQNGQGGIDSVYASVNWTLGAHLENLYMTGSAAVNGAGNALDNVVRGSAGDNVLRGGGGNDTIVGQGGSDMLWGDAGADTFVFGTGSGRDTIADFGSGDTIDLSGYRFDGAPTVTDLGADTLIDLGDGNAILMVGIDPGQLTFTGNAFGFAG, via the coding sequence ATGGTCACCGCATCGATCAAGCCGTCGTACGAGCAGGCGCTGTCGAATGGTTATGCCGGGATGGCATGCGGTTGTTCCGGGTGCGCCGGCGCGGCTCCCGGCACGTTGGCCTCGCTTGCGCTGGCCGCAGCCGACGGCACCCATGGCGACGTGCGGGGCGCCGAACTGCTCAGGCAAACCGCTAATGGCGACGGCAGCTATTCGTTCAGCGGCGAACGCAACATTGATGCGGTGCTGATCGGCTCGCGCTGGACGGGGAGTTCGCTGACCTTCACCTTTCCCGAGACCGGCAACTACGGGCCGGCCGGTTTCGCGGCCGAACAGATGCCGTTCAACGAGGCGCAGAAGGCGGCGGCCCGCGCTGCGTTCGACCTGGTCGAAGGATACACCGGCCTGACCATCACCGAGGTGGCGCCGGACACCGCGCAGGAGCCGACCTTCCGGCTGTCGCAGACGATGTCGCGCGATGTGCCGTCGGCGCAGGGCGGCTTCCCCGGCTATCTCGGCGGCGAAGGCGGGCAGATCTGGTTTGGTCGAACCGAGCAACCTTACTACGAGAATCCGGCGAAGGGGAATTGGGGCAACGCCACGATGATGCACGAGATCGGGCATACGCTCGGGCTCAAGCACGGCATGGACGATTATTCGACCGAGAACATGGCGTCGTTCCTGCTCGACGGCACCGGCGTCCTCTACGGCACGCGCGCGATCGAATATGACAAGGACGGACAGGCGTGGTCGCTGATGACCTACACTCCTGCGCCGAACGGCGTGCCGGGCTTCGAGGGTGAGGGTGCGAACCAGCCGCAAAGCTACATGCAGCTGGATATCGCCGCGTTGCAATATCTCTACGGCGCCAACTTCAACACGAACGCCGGCAATACGGTATATCGCTGGGACGCGGCGACCGGCGAAAAGTCCATCAACGGCGTCGGGCAAGGCGCGCCGACCGGCAACAAGGTGTTCGAGACGATCTGGGACGGCGGCGGCGTCGATACCTACGATTTCAGCAACTATGGCGGTGGCGTGGTCGTCGACCTGCGACCCGGCGCTTTCTCCACGCCGTCCGGCGAGCAGCTCGTCAACAGCAATGCGGCCAGCGGCGGCGACCTGCCCGCGGCGGGCAGCGTCGGCAATGCGCTGCTGTACAAGGGAGATGTCCGTTCGCTGATCGAAAACGCGATCGGCGGGGCGGGTGACGACCGGATCACCGGCAACCAGGCGGACAACGTGCTGATCGGCCTTGGCGGCGATGACGTGCTGGCCGGCGGTGCTGGCAGCGACACGCTGGTCGGCGGAGCGGGGAACGACGTGGCCGATTTCGCCGGCTCCACCGCCGGCATCATGGTGGCGCTGAACGGCGGCGCGCGCGACATTCGCGTCGCCAACGGCGTCGATGTCGATACGCTGAGCGGAATCGAAGGGATCGTCGGCACCGCGTTCGACGACCGGCTGACCGGCGATGCCGGCGATAACATGCTGTCCGGCGGTGCAGGCGGGCGTGATGTGCTGATCGGCGGAGCGGGCAACGACACGCTGGTCGGCGGCGGATACACGCTGGCCTATGCCGACCGGCCGGACGTCGTGCGCGATGCGGCGGGCACCAACAAGTCGCAGGCGACCGCGATCGACCTGAGGGGGGCGTTCGACCTGGTGCCACGTGCGACCCAGTCGACCGCGGTCGATTTCCCGGGCGTCGTCCTGCCGCATGCGACGGTCGTCGCCGCCGCCTCCGGCCAGGCCGGCAACGACTGGTATCGGATCGACGCGATTGCCGGGTCGCGCGCGCTGTTCGACATCGACGCGACCAACAATTTCAGCGGCATCGAGATCGTCGATGCCGCTGGTCGCGTAATCGCCGCAAACTATCGGGAGGCGACCAGCGACGACGGCAGCCGCCGCGGGACGGATGCGCGGCTGGCGCATACCTTCGCGGAAAGCGGCGCCTATTACATCCGCATCACCGGCAGCTCATTCGATGCCGCGCCGCAGCCGCTCGGCGCGGGGCAGTTCTACACTCTGCATGTCGCGCTGGAGAATGCGCCGATCGCGACGCCCGTGCTCCGCTCTACCGGGTCGGGCACCTTCGACGGTGGAACGGGCGACGACACGATCGTGGCGAGCGCGGGCGACGATGTGATCGATGGCGGTGCGGGCACGGACACGCTGTCGTATCGCAACCATTATCAGGGCGTGACGGTAGCGCTGGGCGTCGGTGGCGCGCAGGCGACGGGCGCCGGGCGCGACACGATCGCGGGGATCGAGAACCTGACCGGTTCGATACATGCCGATCGCCTGACCGGCGATACCGGCGACAATGTGATCGATGGCGGCGGCGGCAGCGACGTCGTCGCGGGTGGCGCCGGCACCGACACCTTGTCGTTCGCGTCGCAGGCGTCCGGCGTTGCGGTGACACTGGGGCTGCAAGGGACGCGTCAGGGCTATCGCGCCGGGCAGACGGTCGAGGCGTCCGGGTTCGAGAACCTGACCGGCACCGCATTCGCCGATACGCTGACCGGGGACGGCAACGCCAACGTGCTGCGCGGCGGCGCGGGGGACGACATGCTGGCGGGCGGCCTGCCGGCACGCGTTGGCGTCGTTGACATATTGGACGGCGGAACGGGAAGCGACACCGCCAGCTTCGCCGCCTTCACGCGCGACGTGCGCGCGGTGCTGGGCGCCAGCGGGCGGCCCGGCGAGGCGGCACTGGACGGCACCCGGATCGCGATCCTGTCGGATATCGAGAATCTCGCCGGCGGGCGCGGCAACGACGCGCTGTGGGGGAACGACCAGGCCAACCGGCTGGCAGGTGACGCTGGCAACGACACGCTCGACGGCGGTGCGGGTGACGACACGCTGGACGGCGGCGCGGGTGACGACCTGCTGCGCGGCGGCGCGGGGATCGATACCGCGATCTATGCCGACGCGGTTGCGGCGACCGTCGATCTGTCGCTGACCGGCGCACAGGACACCGGCTACGGCCGCGACACGCTGTCGGGCATCGAGAATGTGCGCGGGGGCCGCGGCAACGACGTGTTCGCCGGCGACGGCGCCAGCAACACCTTCTTCGATGCGGGTGGCGACGACCGCTACGATGGCCGCGCGGGCAGCGACACGGTGGATTACAGCGACGCCCGCCAGCGCGTGATCGTCGACCTCGGCCGGTCGGGTGCGCAGGCGACCGGCGGCGGCGGGAACGACACGTTGGTCGCGATCGAGAACGTGCGTGGCGGCGCGGGTGGCAATTACCTCACCGGATCGGCCGGCGACAACGTGCTGACCGGCAACGCCGCGGCCGACCTGTTGATCGGCGGTGCCGGTCGCGACACGCTGAGCGGCGGGGACGGCGACGACCTGCTGACCGGCGACGGCTTCGCGCTCGCTCCGGGCGCCGACGCGGCCGACATGCGCGACGTGCTGATCGGCGGGGCCGGGCGCGATACGTTGATCGGTGGGGCCGGCGACGACGAACTGTCCGGCGGCGACGACGACGACTTCCTGTCGAACGGCACCTTCTCCACCGAAGTCTTCGCCGACACCTGGTCGCGCGGTCGATTGCTGAAGGCGGACGGCGGCAATGATGTGATCGATGGCGGGAAGGGCAGCGACTTCGCGGTGCTCGCCTACTTCGGGCGAACGGACGCCATCCGCGTCGACATCCGCAACGCCGACGCTACCAACATCATCTACTCGGGCGGCGTGGCGGCCGGTTCGATCACCAGCGTCGAGAAACTCGGGTTCGAAGGCGGTAATGGCGACGATGTGGTCTATGCCGGCGCCGGATACGATTTCCTCGGCGGACGCGGCGGCAACGACGTGATCGATGCCGGCGCGGGCAACGACGTCGTCTATTACGACGCCGGCAACGACGTGCTGAGCGGCGGCGAGGGCTATGACGCGATCAGCTTCCAGAACGCCACGCAAGGTGTGGTCATCGATCTGACATTGACGGGCGCGCAGGCGACGGCGCTGGGCGTCGTGACGATCGACGGCTTCGAGGCGGCGGTCGCCTCCGCGTTCGGCGACACGCTGTACCTGACCGACCGGCGTGACGAACTGACTGACGAAGGGACGGGCGACGACCGTTTCTACGGTCGTGGCGGTGATGACTATTTTTCGATCACCCGCACGACCGGCGCGGCGTCGTCGGTGCTGCTCGACGGCGGCGCTGGCGATGATCGACTGCAATTCCAGGCCGGGCGCTATGTCGACGGCGTGTTGCAGATGGTGGACAGCATCACGGTAAACGGCGGCGCGGGCCGTGACTTCATCAGCATCAACGGCGCGGCGCAGGCGATCGTCGATGCCGGGGCGGACGACGATTTCGTAGTGGTAGGCCTGACGGGCGGTTCGGACCGGACCGGCTTCGCGCTGACGCTCGGCGCCGGCAGGGACGTCGTCTCGTTGTACGTCGATGATATGTCGACGACGACGCAGCGCACCGGCACGATCGTTACCGACTTTTCGGTGCGCGACGGCGACCGTCTCGATCTCACGTACCTCGTCACCGGATATACCAACCCCGACGGGTCCACGACGCCGACGACGCTCAACTACAATCTGGGCGAGGATCCGTTCGCGACCGGTACCCTGCGCGTGATCCAGAGCGGCGACGACACGCTGGTGCAGGCGGACAGGGACGGCGTGCTGGGCGCCGGTTTCGGCTTCGTCACCGTGCTGACGCTCAAGGACGTGGCGACCGCCAGCCTGACCGCCGCCAATTTCTCGATCGCGCCGTTCGAGCTCGGCCTTGATGTACCAGCGGATCCGAGCCTCTCGTCAGTGCCGGCCACGCTGGGCAGCGACGGCGCCGACACGCTGAACGGGACCGCCGGGCGAAACCGGATCCTCGGGCTCGGCGGCGACGACCGGCTGTTCGGATTTGCCGGGAACGACGTGCTGATCGGCGCGGCCGGCAACGACGTCCTCGACGGCGGCACGGGTGCCGATATGATGATCGGCGGGACCGGCGATGATCTCTACCGGATCGACAATGTGGGCGACCGGGTGTTCGAGGCCGACAGCGGCGGCACCGACACGGTCGAGACCGCCGTTGGCTGGACGATGGGCATAGGCATCGAGAACGTCCGCGTGCTGAACGACGCGCGCGTCACCATCGTGGGCAATTACCTCAACAACGTCATGCGCGCAGGTGCGGGTTCCGTCATCTTCGACGGCGGCCTCGGCAACGATACGCTGACCGGCGGCGCGGCGCGCGACAACCTGAGCGGTGGCGGGGGCGACGACCGGATCGATGGCGGCGCGGGGATGGACGTGATGACCGGCGGTGCCGGGGACGACCTCTACGTCGTCGATGCGAACGGCGATCTCGTGGTGGAGGCCGCGAACGGCGGCACTGACACGGTGCGGTCCGGAACCGACTACACGCTGACCGCCAATGTCGAGAACCTGTACCTTATCGGTGCGGCACGGACCGGCACGGGCAATACGCTCGACAACGGCCTGTACGGGACCGCGGGCAACGACACATTGTCCGGCCTCGCAGGCAATGATGTGCTGAAGGGCTGGGCGGGCGACGACCGGCTGTTCGGCGGCGCTGGCGGCGACACGCTGTACGGTGCGGAGGGCAACGACCGCCTCGACGGCGGCGCCGGTGCGGACAGGATGCAGGGCGACGGCGGCGACGACATCTACTTCGTCGACGATGGCGGCGACCAGGTGATCGAATTCTGGCAGAACGGGCAGGGCGGGATCGACAGCGTCTATGCCTCGGTAAACTGGACGCTCGGGGCGCATCTCGAGAACCTGTACATGACCGGTTCGGCAGCAGTGAACGGCGCCGGGAACGCGCTCGACAATGTCGTGCGGGGCAGCGCCGGCGACAACGTCCTGCGCGGCGGTGGCGGCAACGACACGATCGTCGGGCAGGGCGGCAGCGACATGCTGTGGGGCGATGCGGGCGCAGACACCTTCGTGTTCGGCACCGGATCCGGGCGCGACACGATCGCCGATTTCGGTAGCGGCGACACGATCGACCTCTCGGGCTATCGGTTCGACGGCGCACCGACCGTTACCGATCTGGGCGCGGACACGCTGATCGATCTGGGCGATGGCAATGCCATCCTGATGGTCGGCATCGATCCCGGCCAGCTTACCTTCACTGGCAACGCGTTCGGATTTGCGGGATGA
- a CDS encoding M20/M25/M40 family metallo-hydrolase gives MLRIALILSLAAVPVPAAAATGKVPAPSEADRAQAIALLKQLVAIPTAKGRGRVPELVDVIAVRLKTAGFAPEDIVRRPVTIDGEQTMGLIVRYAGRDPSLPPVALLAHMDVVDAVAGNWATEPYNPVEKDGYLYGRGTQDNKFGVAVLVETFVRLRRDGWRPGRDLLLAFSGDEETGMQSTRAVIAHPWVARAAYALNSDAGGGSVTAEGRPIAFGMQAAEKTNATFAVKVKNRGGHSSVPRDDNAIYQLAHALTRIESTRFPVQLNSVTRAMVARVAAERGGALGEALTRLTTAPSDAKALAVVRRYPDVSNILWTTCVATMLEAGNAPNALPQNATATVNCRILPGVAVESVRQELAGAAGPDTAITLVGEAVESPVSEPRAEVTALLQAGLSTTYPGATLHPTMSSGGTEGREYRRAGIPTWGAGSLGLVLPEDSRAHGTDERIPLRAFGRELDYWQEVLTHIK, from the coding sequence ATGCTGCGGATTGCGCTTATTCTCTCCCTGGCGGCGGTACCGGTTCCGGCCGCAGCAGCGACCGGCAAGGTTCCCGCGCCCAGCGAGGCCGATCGCGCCCAGGCGATTGCCCTATTGAAGCAACTGGTCGCCATTCCAACCGCCAAGGGACGCGGTCGCGTCCCCGAACTGGTCGATGTGATAGCGGTACGGCTGAAGACCGCCGGCTTCGCGCCCGAGGATATCGTACGGCGGCCGGTCACGATCGATGGCGAGCAGACGATGGGGCTGATCGTACGCTACGCAGGCCGCGATCCGTCGCTGCCTCCGGTGGCGCTGCTGGCACACATGGACGTGGTCGATGCGGTCGCCGGCAATTGGGCGACCGAGCCGTACAACCCCGTTGAGAAGGACGGTTACCTCTATGGGCGCGGCACACAGGACAACAAATTCGGCGTCGCGGTGCTGGTCGAGACGTTCGTGCGCCTGCGCCGCGACGGCTGGCGCCCGGGCCGCGATCTGCTGCTCGCATTTTCCGGAGACGAGGAGACGGGGATGCAATCCACCCGCGCGGTCATCGCGCATCCCTGGGTGGCGCGCGCGGCTTATGCGCTTAATTCGGACGCGGGGGGCGGGTCGGTGACGGCGGAGGGGCGCCCGATCGCGTTCGGGATGCAGGCCGCGGAGAAGACAAACGCCACCTTCGCCGTGAAGGTCAAGAACCGTGGCGGCCATAGTTCGGTGCCGCGCGACGACAATGCGATCTATCAACTCGCGCATGCGTTGACGCGGATCGAAAGCACGCGCTTTCCCGTCCAGCTCAACAGCGTGACCCGGGCAATGGTCGCCCGTGTCGCCGCCGAGCGCGGCGGGGCGCTAGGCGAAGCGCTGACGCGGCTGACGACCGCGCCGAGTGACGCCAAGGCGCTGGCAGTCGTACGCCGCTATCCCGACGTATCAAACATCTTGTGGACCACCTGCGTCGCAACGATGCTGGAGGCGGGCAATGCGCCAAACGCACTGCCGCAGAACGCGACCGCCACCGTGAACTGTCGTATCCTGCCCGGCGTCGCCGTCGAATCAGTGCGGCAGGAGCTGGCGGGCGCGGCGGGACCGGACACGGCCATAACGCTCGTTGGTGAGGCCGTGGAGAGCCCGGTATCCGAGCCGCGTGCGGAGGTTACCGCGCTGCTGCAGGCCGGCCTGTCGACCACTTATCCCGGTGCGACGCTCCACCCGACCATGTCATCCGGCGGTACGGAGGGGCGGGAATATCGCCGCGCGGGCATTCCCACCTGGGGTGCTGGCAGCCTTGGCCTGGTGCTGCCTGAAGACAGCCGCGCGCACGGTACCGATGAGCGAATACCGCTTCGTGCCTTCGGGCGCGAACTCGATTATTGGCAGGAGGTTCTGACGCACATCAAATAG